The Notolabrus celidotus isolate fNotCel1 chromosome 23, fNotCel1.pri, whole genome shotgun sequence region TCAatgcattaataaaagtaactTTGATGGCAGTGAAAGGAAGAAATACAGCAATGATATTCTGTGTGTTGACATGTGTTGCCTTATGAAAATCAAGAGCATCAGTACATTACAGTGTGTAAAGTAATGGCTTTAAGCTACAACAGGAGTGATTAATGCATGTTGCGATCCTTTATTAGTTTCTATGCCACACAGGTATAGAGGTTTGTCTGGGAGCCACTCCGTCACTGCAGGGGATGAAGTAACAGCTCGTCTTCAGACACTCAGGAGTGAGCTTCAGACACACAAAGCAGAACTCAACCTGGCAGCGAGGACAGAGGATGTTCTTACAGCCCGTTTTGTCGTGCTCCACCCTCTGACCGCAGGTGGGACAGGCACGGATGGAGGGACAGGCGTCGACCCCCTGCACCTGAAGGAGCACGGTGGTCGTGCAGTTCTGGAGAAGCTGGAGGTCGTGGTTTATGCAGCCGTCGTTGTCGCAGCGGTCAGAGCGCGGGGCGGGACCCTTCCACAGCTTCAGACACTGCCAGCAGAACTGGTAGTTTTTCTCCTTGTCAGCTGTGCAGATTGTGCACTGCACGTTCAGGTTAGTCTGGTCCTCTCTCTCCACATAGGTTTTGCAGCCAGGACACTGTTGGACAGAATTTGAGCAACAAACTGGGTTCAGCATATATCTAATTGTGAGCTTGTACGAGAAAGAAGAGGGTCAAATTCTTCatatgtaggggagaacggggttggttgtcacactttttactgttttgatgatt contains the following coding sequences:
- the LOC117806993 gene encoding probable E3 ubiquitin-protein ligase RNF144A-A, which produces MSRQGQEEKRYDPKDTTLKFVNRPDDLDPLPPEEGDQCLRAEMSCGHAVTPESLTGWCRSLLDQGQYKFKCPALEEGTLQKCDALWSYQEVRRLAVLSTEEMKYFEENIARMAATEYCDFKTCPGCKTYVEREDQTNLNVQCTICTADKEKNYQFCWQCLKLWKGPAPRSDRCDNDGCINHDLQLLQNCTTTVLLQVQGVDACPSIRACPTCGQRVEHDKTGCKNILCPRCQVEFCFVCLKLTPECLKTSCYFIPCSDGVAPRQTSIPVWHRN